In Rhodococcus rhodochrous, a single genomic region encodes these proteins:
- the murG gene encoding undecaprenyldiphospho-muramoylpentapeptide beta-N-acetylglucosaminyltransferase, whose product MSGERPALSVVVAGGGTAGHIEPALAVADAVRALVPDARITALGTERGLETTLVPRRGYPLELIPPVPLPRKPTMDLLKLPGRVVSSVRRTRQILDEVDADVVVGFGGYVALPAYLAAGAGPLRRRRRIPVVVHEANASAGIANRIGALRAERVLAAVPRSGIVRRGDAQIVGIPVRSSITGLDRAGLRAEARRHFGLPDDVPVLLVFGGSQGARSLNEAVSGASSALAEAGIAVLHAHGPKNTVDIPAHPGHARAPYVAVPYLERMDLAYSAADAVVCRSGAMTVAEVSAVGLPAVYVPLPHGNGEQELNARPVVEAGGGRIVADGDLSSDYVATEVVSLLGDERRLVEMGRSAAAAGHRSAADEMARIVLEVAGVEPNRSER is encoded by the coding sequence GTGAGTGGGGAGAGGCCGGCACTGTCGGTAGTGGTGGCCGGAGGCGGCACGGCCGGTCATATCGAACCGGCACTCGCGGTGGCCGACGCCGTCCGCGCGCTCGTGCCCGACGCGCGGATCACCGCGCTCGGCACCGAACGGGGACTCGAGACGACGCTGGTGCCCCGCCGCGGGTATCCCCTCGAACTCATCCCACCGGTGCCGCTGCCCCGTAAGCCGACGATGGACCTGCTGAAGCTACCGGGGCGGGTCGTCTCGTCGGTGCGCCGCACCCGGCAGATCCTCGACGAGGTCGACGCCGACGTCGTCGTCGGTTTCGGCGGGTACGTGGCGCTGCCCGCCTATCTCGCGGCCGGGGCCGGTCCGTTGCGTCGACGCCGGCGCATCCCGGTCGTCGTCCACGAGGCCAATGCGAGCGCGGGCATCGCCAACCGGATCGGTGCCCTGCGGGCCGAGCGTGTGCTCGCCGCCGTCCCGCGCTCGGGAATCGTCCGGCGTGGCGACGCGCAGATCGTGGGGATCCCGGTCCGCTCGTCGATCACCGGTCTCGACCGCGCCGGGCTGCGCGCGGAGGCACGACGGCACTTCGGTCTGCCCGACGACGTGCCCGTGCTGCTCGTCTTCGGCGGGTCGCAGGGTGCACGCTCGCTGAACGAGGCCGTGTCCGGTGCGTCCTCGGCGCTCGCGGAGGCCGGCATCGCCGTGCTGCACGCGCACGGACCGAAGAACACCGTGGACATTCCCGCTCACCCCGGACACGCCCGCGCGCCGTACGTCGCCGTGCCCTATCTCGAACGGATGGACCTCGCGTACTCCGCCGCCGACGCGGTGGTGTGCCGGTCCGGGGCCATGACGGTCGCGGAGGTCTCGGCGGTGGGTCTGCCCGCCGTGTACGTGCCGCTCCCGCACGGGAACGGTGAACAGGAACTCAACGCCCGCCCCGTCGTCGAGGCCGGCGGTGGCAGGATCGTCGCCGACGGCGACCTGAGTTCGGACTATGTCGCCACGGAAGTGGTGTCGCTGCTCGGCGACGAGCGGAGACTCGTGGAGATGGGGCGCAGCGCCGCGGCCGCCGGCCACCGCAGTGCCGCGGACGAGATGGCGCGCATAGTGCTCGAGGTTGCCGGAGTGGAACCGAACAGGAGTGAACGATGA
- the ftsW gene encoding putative lipid II flippase FtsW — MARPLASFHLVVTIAVLLTVLGLVMVLSSSSVGAVAAAGSAYGLFTSQVIFAVLGMVIFYIALQIPVRLMRRFAFPAFAFSVVLLVLVLIPGIGTVSQGTRGWFVIAGISLQPAEIAKITLAVWGAHLLASRRGENSTLREMLVPLVPAALLVTGLIVLQPDLGTTVSIVIIVIALLWFAGLPLKVFLGIVGTAATLAVILALTAGYRSQRVRAFFNPGDDPQGAGYQARQAKFSLADGGLWGRGLGQSRAKWSYLPNAHNDFIFAIIGEELGFLGGVAVIGLFGLFAYVGLRIAMRSADPFLRLFTATATTWIIGQAFINIGYVVGLLPVTGLQLPLVSAGGTSTATTLLMFGLIANAARHEPEAIAALHAGQDGRFARLLRLRKPEAYRAGRSSAARTVAARQPRARAAAPERSARPASGGGGSRTRKPQVPNERQRRAAQDRRGSAGRTEPREGTGRARRAQPAREPARGRQQTNRTTRGSNGRSGERGNRR, encoded by the coding sequence ATGGCGCGACCGCTTGCGTCCTTCCACCTCGTGGTGACGATCGCCGTCCTGCTCACCGTGCTCGGACTCGTCATGGTGCTGTCGTCGTCGAGCGTCGGCGCGGTGGCCGCGGCAGGATCGGCCTACGGACTGTTCACCTCGCAGGTGATCTTCGCCGTCCTCGGCATGGTGATCTTCTACATCGCGCTGCAGATCCCGGTCCGTCTGATGCGACGCTTCGCCTTCCCGGCGTTCGCGTTCTCGGTGGTACTGCTCGTGCTCGTGCTCATACCGGGCATCGGTACGGTCTCGCAGGGCACCCGTGGCTGGTTCGTCATCGCCGGTATCTCGTTGCAGCCGGCGGAGATCGCCAAGATCACCCTTGCCGTGTGGGGTGCGCACCTGCTCGCCTCCCGGCGCGGCGAGAACTCGACGCTCCGCGAGATGCTCGTCCCGCTCGTCCCGGCCGCCCTGCTCGTGACCGGCCTGATCGTGCTCCAGCCCGACCTCGGCACCACCGTCTCGATCGTGATCATCGTGATCGCCCTGTTGTGGTTCGCGGGACTGCCGCTCAAGGTGTTCCTCGGGATCGTCGGCACGGCCGCCACACTCGCGGTGATCCTGGCCCTGACGGCCGGCTACCGCTCGCAGCGTGTGCGGGCCTTCTTCAACCCCGGCGACGACCCGCAGGGTGCCGGTTACCAGGCGCGACAGGCGAAGTTCTCGCTCGCGGACGGCGGCCTGTGGGGGCGTGGGCTCGGTCAGAGCCGCGCGAAGTGGAGCTATCTGCCCAACGCCCACAACGACTTCATCTTCGCGATCATCGGTGAGGAACTCGGCTTCCTCGGTGGAGTGGCCGTCATCGGCCTGTTCGGTCTGTTCGCCTATGTCGGACTGCGGATCGCGATGCGCTCGGCCGACCCCTTCCTGCGCCTGTTCACCGCGACGGCGACGACGTGGATCATCGGCCAGGCCTTCATCAACATCGGTTACGTCGTGGGACTGCTGCCCGTGACCGGCCTGCAGTTGCCGCTCGTGTCGGCCGGTGGCACTTCCACGGCCACCACCCTGCTGATGTTCGGTTTGATCGCGAACGCGGCCAGACACGAACCCGAGGCGATCGCCGCGCTACACGCGGGGCAGGACGGCCGGTTCGCGCGACTGCTGCGTCTGCGCAAGCCGGAGGCCTACCGGGCCGGTCGCTCCTCGGCGGCGCGTACGGTCGCAGCACGACAGCCGCGAGCGCGGGCCGCGGCACCCGAGCGCAGTGCCCGCCCCGCGTCGGGTGGTGGGGGATCGCGCACGCGGAAGCCCCAGGTGCCGAACGAGCGGCAACGGAGAGCCGCGCAGGACCGCCGGGGATCGGCGGGCCGGACGGAACCCCGGGAGGGGACCGGCCGGGCCCGGCGTGCACAACCTGCGCGCGAACCGGCTCGGGGCCGGCAGCAGACGAACCGCACGACACGCGGATCGAACGGACGAAGCGGAGAGAGAGGGAACCGTAGGTGA
- the murD gene encoding UDP-N-acetylmuramoyl-L-alanine--D-glutamate ligase, which yields MNDELERLRGRAVLVAGAGVSGRATIEPLTDLGAHVTVTDRNERALAECAALGARTVDLDSLVDDPAALREFALVVTSPGFPPDAPLLSRAAGAAIPIWGDIELSWRIDRAEVYGPARRWLVVTGTNGKTTTTMMLQAILEAAGLGSVACGNIGLSVLDALRRDEPRADVLAVELSSFQLHWAPSVRPEAGVVLNIAEDHLDWHGGIENYIEAKLGALTGAVGVIGLDDPIAGGLGDRSRAVVTVGFTLGYPQEGELGISGELLVDRAFADSAVLARVDDVTPPGPAGLSDALAAAALARAIDVPASAVHDGLRRHRVGPHRAAPVGQVDGVEYIDDSKATNPHAARSSLLARDRVVWIAGGLLKGARVDDLVAEVAPRLSGAVLLGRDAGEIADALARHAPQVPVVVVDTGDDEAMTDATSETDTASVRRVAAPGADGPAAMRVAVREAAALASPGETVLLAPAAASLDMFADYAERGRSFASAVEELRGGGTQP from the coding sequence GTGAACGACGAACTCGAACGGCTCAGAGGACGGGCGGTGCTCGTCGCCGGGGCAGGGGTCTCCGGCCGCGCGACGATCGAACCCCTCACCGATCTCGGCGCCCACGTCACCGTCACCGACCGCAACGAGCGCGCACTGGCCGAGTGCGCGGCGCTCGGCGCCCGGACGGTCGACCTCGACAGCCTCGTCGACGACCCCGCTGCGCTGCGCGAGTTCGCCCTGGTGGTCACGAGTCCCGGATTCCCGCCCGACGCCCCGCTGCTCTCGCGCGCGGCCGGCGCGGCGATCCCCATCTGGGGCGACATCGAACTGTCCTGGCGCATCGACCGCGCCGAGGTCTACGGACCGGCCCGTCGGTGGCTGGTCGTCACCGGGACGAACGGCAAGACCACCACGACCATGATGCTGCAAGCGATCCTCGAGGCCGCCGGTCTCGGCAGCGTCGCGTGCGGCAACATCGGTCTTTCCGTGCTCGACGCCCTGCGCCGCGACGAACCGCGGGCCGACGTCCTCGCCGTGGAGTTGTCGTCCTTCCAGCTGCACTGGGCGCCCTCGGTTCGGCCCGAGGCCGGTGTCGTGCTCAACATCGCCGAGGACCATCTCGACTGGCACGGCGGCATCGAGAACTACATCGAGGCCAAACTCGGTGCCCTCACCGGAGCCGTCGGGGTCATCGGTCTCGACGACCCGATCGCCGGTGGTCTCGGCGACCGGTCCCGTGCCGTGGTCACCGTGGGCTTCACCCTGGGCTATCCGCAGGAAGGCGAACTCGGGATCAGTGGCGAACTGCTCGTGGATCGGGCGTTCGCCGATTCCGCCGTGCTCGCCCGGGTGGACGACGTGACGCCGCCCGGCCCCGCCGGACTGTCCGATGCACTCGCGGCCGCCGCCCTCGCCCGGGCCATCGACGTGCCCGCCTCGGCGGTGCACGACGGCCTGCGACGGCACCGCGTGGGCCCGCACCGCGCCGCGCCCGTGGGGCAGGTCGACGGCGTCGAGTACATCGACGACTCGAAGGCGACCAATCCGCACGCGGCCCGCAGTTCGCTGCTCGCCCGCGACCGCGTGGTGTGGATCGCCGGTGGTCTGCTCAAGGGCGCCCGGGTGGACGACCTGGTCGCCGAGGTGGCACCGCGACTGTCCGGAGCCGTGCTGCTCGGCCGCGACGCCGGCGAAATCGCCGACGCGCTGGCGCGACACGCCCCGCAGGTCCCGGTCGTCGTCGTGGACACGGGCGACGATGAAGCGATGACCGATGCGACGAGCGAGACCGACACCGCCTCGGTGAGGAGGGTCGCGGCGCCGGGCGCCGACGGCCCCGCCGCTATGCGCGTGGCGGTCCGGGAAGCGGCCGCTCTCGCCTCGCCGGGGGAGACGGTGCTGCTCGCGCCGGCCGCGGCATCGCTCGACATGTTCGCCGATTACGCCGAACGCGGCAGGAGCTTCGCGTCCGCGGTCGAGGAACTCCGCGGGGGCGGGACGCAACCGTGA
- the mraY gene encoding phospho-N-acetylmuramoyl-pentapeptide-transferase, translating to MRQILFAAGIALAVSILLTPVLIKMFSRQGFGQEIRVEGPQSHQSKRGTPTMGGVAILAGLWAGYWGSHLIGMGYDAEGPTASGLLVLGLTTALGGVGFLDDFIKIRKQRNLGLNKTAKLVGQLVVAVGFGILALQFRNADGLTPASTDLSYVRDIATVSMGSIVFILFVYLLVSAWSNAVNLTDGLDGLAAGSMALVLGAYVIITFWQYRNACAVEPTAGCYDVRDPLDLALLCAAGAAACIGFLWWNAAPAKIFMGDTGSLALGGMLAGLSITTRTELLMVVIGALFVAEAASVVIQVAVFRSSRRRVFRMAPFHHHFELGGWAETTVIIRFWLLAAIASAIGLALFYSEYLAAIGD from the coding sequence GTGAGACAGATCCTGTTCGCGGCGGGCATCGCGCTCGCAGTCTCGATCCTGCTCACCCCCGTCCTGATCAAGATGTTCTCCCGGCAGGGTTTCGGGCAGGAGATCCGGGTCGAGGGCCCGCAGAGCCACCAGTCCAAGCGCGGCACCCCGACCATGGGCGGCGTCGCGATCCTCGCCGGTCTGTGGGCCGGTTACTGGGGGTCGCATCTCATCGGTATGGGATACGACGCGGAAGGTCCCACGGCCTCGGGTCTGCTCGTGCTCGGCCTGACGACGGCGCTCGGCGGCGTCGGCTTCCTCGACGACTTCATCAAGATCCGCAAGCAGCGCAATCTCGGCCTGAACAAGACGGCCAAGCTGGTCGGCCAGCTGGTCGTCGCGGTGGGTTTCGGCATCCTCGCGCTGCAGTTCCGCAATGCGGACGGTCTCACCCCGGCCAGCACCGACCTGTCCTACGTGCGCGACATCGCCACGGTCTCGATGGGCTCGATCGTGTTCATCCTGTTCGTCTACCTGCTGGTCAGCGCATGGTCGAACGCGGTGAACCTCACCGACGGCCTCGACGGTCTCGCTGCCGGTTCGATGGCGCTGGTGCTCGGCGCTTACGTCATCATCACCTTCTGGCAGTACCGCAACGCGTGCGCCGTGGAGCCGACCGCCGGGTGCTACGACGTCCGCGACCCGCTCGACCTCGCGTTGCTGTGCGCCGCCGGCGCTGCCGCCTGCATCGGCTTCCTGTGGTGGAACGCCGCACCGGCCAAGATCTTCATGGGCGACACGGGCTCGCTCGCCCTCGGCGGCATGCTCGCCGGTCTGTCCATCACGACCCGCACCGAGCTGCTCATGGTGGTCATCGGCGCGCTGTTCGTCGCGGAGGCCGCCTCGGTGGTCATCCAGGTCGCGGTCTTCCGGTCCAGCCGCAGGCGGGTGTTCCGGATGGCACCCTTCCACCACCACTTCGAACTCGGCGGATGGGCCGAGACCACGGTGATCATCCGGTTCTGGTTGCTCGCCGCCATCGCCTCGGCGATCGGTCTGGCCCTCTTCTACAGCGAATACCTCGCGGCGATCGGGGACTGA
- a CDS encoding UDP-N-acetylmuramoyl-tripeptide--D-alanyl-D-alanine ligase codes for MIPMTLARIAEVVGGTLHDVDDPSAEVTGSVEFDSRRIGPGGLFLALPGARSDGHDHAAAAVAAGAVAVLAARPVGVPAIVVPPIPPTETNALALEHDSDGSGAAVLAGLAKLARTVVDTLTDAGLTVVGVTGSAGKTSTKDMIAAVLAPLGQVVAPPGSFNNELGHPWTALRATESTRFLVLEKSARGPGHIATLTRIAPPRIGVVLNVGTAHLGEFGSQEVIAKTKGELVEALPSAADGGVAILNADDTLVSKMATRTTGRVVTVGTGSGAAYRAEDIHLDDQARASFTAVVPGADGQERRVPVRLAVHGEHQIGNALSAIAVAVECGATVEQAAEALATAGPVSAHRMAVQTRSDGVTVIDDAYNANPDSMRAAVKALVTMARSGPDRRRTFAVLGEMAELGDDAVVAHDAIGRLAVRLDVTRIIAVGATRPVRGLFQGAVMEGSWGEEASHVPDADAAIALLRDELQPGDIVLVKASQSVGLWTVAEAVLADDPGAGDNDAAVGTEDAR; via the coding sequence ATGATCCCGATGACACTGGCTCGGATCGCGGAGGTCGTCGGGGGCACCCTGCACGACGTCGACGATCCGTCCGCCGAGGTGACCGGTTCCGTCGAGTTCGACTCGCGACGGATCGGTCCCGGCGGCCTGTTCCTGGCGCTGCCCGGTGCGCGCTCGGACGGGCACGATCACGCCGCGGCCGCCGTCGCCGCCGGTGCGGTCGCTGTCCTGGCCGCACGGCCGGTGGGTGTGCCCGCCATCGTGGTGCCGCCGATCCCGCCGACCGAGACCAACGCCCTCGCGCTCGAACACGACAGCGACGGATCCGGCGCGGCCGTGCTCGCCGGCCTCGCGAAGCTCGCCCGCACCGTGGTGGACACGCTCACCGACGCCGGCCTCACCGTCGTCGGTGTCACCGGTTCGGCGGGCAAGACGTCCACGAAGGACATGATCGCCGCCGTGCTCGCACCGCTCGGGCAGGTCGTCGCACCGCCCGGCTCGTTCAACAACGAACTCGGCCACCCCTGGACCGCGCTGCGCGCCACCGAATCCACCCGGTTCCTCGTCCTCGAGAAGTCGGCGCGGGGCCCCGGGCACATCGCGACCCTGACCCGCATCGCCCCGCCGCGGATCGGTGTCGTGCTCAACGTCGGTACCGCCCACCTCGGCGAGTTCGGTTCGCAGGAGGTCATCGCCAAGACGAAGGGCGAACTCGTCGAGGCGCTGCCCAGCGCCGCCGACGGGGGAGTGGCGATCCTCAACGCCGACGACACCCTCGTGTCGAAGATGGCGACGCGCACCACCGGTCGCGTGGTGACCGTCGGGACCGGGTCCGGTGCCGCCTATCGCGCCGAGGACATCCACCTCGACGATCAGGCGCGTGCGTCCTTCACCGCCGTTGTCCCCGGGGCCGACGGACAGGAGCGGCGCGTGCCGGTGCGCCTGGCCGTGCACGGCGAACACCAGATCGGCAACGCCCTGTCGGCGATCGCCGTCGCCGTGGAATGCGGTGCGACGGTCGAGCAGGCCGCCGAGGCGCTCGCGACGGCGGGTCCCGTCTCGGCGCACCGCATGGCGGTGCAGACCCGATCCGACGGGGTGACCGTCATCGACGACGCCTACAACGCCAATCCCGATTCCATGCGCGCAGCCGTGAAGGCCCTGGTCACCATGGCGCGGTCCGGTCCGGATCGCCGGCGCACCTTCGCGGTGCTGGGGGAGATGGCCGAGCTCGGGGACGACGCCGTCGTCGCCCACGACGCCATCGGACGTCTCGCCGTGCGCCTCGACGTCACCCGCATCATCGCCGTCGGTGCCACCCGGCCGGTCCGGGGTCTGTTCCAGGGCGCCGTGATGGAAGGATCGTGGGGTGAGGAAGCGAGCCACGTACCCGATGCCGACGCCGCGATCGCGTTGTTGCGCGACGAACTGCAACCGGGCGACATCGTGCTCGTGAAGGCATCGCAGTCCGTGGGACTGTGGACCGTCGCCGAGGCCGTCCTCGCGGACGATCCCGGTGCCGGAGACAACGACGCTGCTGTGGGGACGGAGGACGCCCGGTGA
- a CDS encoding UDP-N-acetylmuramoyl-L-alanyl-D-glutamate--2,6-diaminopimelate ligase encodes MTQISVLADAIGARVEIVNAAAGDDAARAAAVTGIDLRAQGIRPGDVFAALPGARAHGASFAGTALERGAVAVLTDEAGRDLVAEATSDPVAVLVHPEPRAALGAASATVYGHPSRSMQVIGITGTSGKTTTSYLVEAGLVAAGRVVGLVGTVETRIEGIRVPSTLTTPEAPQLHALFAVMRERGVDTVVMEVSSHALALGRVDATEFAVGGFTNLSQDHLDFHKDLDDYFGAKARLFAEDSPVRAQRAVVCTDDAWGRRMAEVARAGRDDATAVRTVTTGGDSATGDDSAAGDAGGVGAAGGVGAAGADWTVTDDVPEETGVQQFTLTGPDGIARRATVGLPGRYNVTNAALAVALCAEVGADIDAAIRGIADVAVPGRVERVERGQDFLAVVDYAHKPAALEAVIGTLRAATEGRVAVVVGAGGDRDRTKRPIMGEVAARAADLVVVTDDNPRTENPAAIRAAVLDGAHSVPPAERGEILEIGDRAAAIDAAVAWARPGDVVLVAGKGHETGQEIDGVKHPFDDREVLGAALDKYRTAGPDGDHPPAAGGSHHGGKA; translated from the coding sequence ATGACGCAGATCTCGGTTCTCGCCGACGCCATCGGGGCGCGCGTCGAGATCGTCAATGCAGCCGCCGGAGATGATGCGGCCCGTGCGGCCGCGGTCACCGGCATCGACCTGCGCGCCCAGGGCATCCGCCCCGGCGACGTCTTCGCCGCGCTGCCCGGCGCGCGCGCCCACGGCGCCTCCTTCGCGGGCACCGCGCTCGAGCGCGGAGCGGTCGCCGTGCTGACCGACGAGGCCGGTCGCGATCTCGTCGCCGAGGCCACCTCGGATCCGGTCGCGGTCCTCGTCCATCCCGAGCCGCGTGCCGCGCTGGGGGCGGCGTCGGCCACCGTCTACGGACACCCCTCCCGGAGCATGCAGGTCATCGGCATCACGGGCACGTCCGGTAAGACCACGACCTCCTATCTCGTCGAGGCCGGCCTGGTCGCGGCCGGACGCGTCGTGGGTCTCGTCGGCACGGTGGAGACCCGGATCGAGGGGATCCGCGTGCCGAGCACCCTCACGACCCCCGAGGCGCCGCAGCTGCACGCACTGTTCGCCGTCATGCGCGAACGCGGTGTCGACACGGTCGTGATGGAGGTCTCCAGCCACGCCCTCGCGCTCGGTCGCGTGGACGCCACCGAGTTCGCCGTCGGCGGGTTCACCAACCTGTCCCAGGACCATCTCGACTTCCACAAGGACCTCGACGACTACTTCGGCGCGAAGGCCCGGCTGTTCGCCGAGGACTCGCCGGTCCGGGCCCAGCGCGCGGTGGTGTGCACCGACGACGCGTGGGGACGCCGCATGGCCGAGGTCGCTCGCGCCGGCCGCGACGACGCGACCGCAGTCCGCACGGTCACCACAGGTGGCGACAGTGCCACAGGTGACGACAGTGCCGCAGGTGACGCCGGTGGCGTCGGTGCCGCAGGTGGCGTCGGTGCCGCCGGTGCCGACTGGACGGTCACCGACGACGTCCCCGAAGAGACGGGCGTGCAGCAGTTCACCCTGACCGGTCCGGACGGGATCGCCCGCCGCGCCACCGTCGGCCTGCCGGGCCGCTACAACGTCACCAACGCCGCCCTCGCCGTGGCGCTCTGCGCCGAGGTGGGCGCCGACATCGACGCCGCGATCCGCGGTATCGCCGATGTCGCGGTGCCCGGCCGGGTCGAACGGGTCGAGCGCGGACAGGACTTCCTCGCCGTCGTCGACTACGCCCACAAGCCCGCGGCGCTCGAAGCGGTCATCGGAACCCTGCGCGCCGCGACCGAGGGACGCGTCGCCGTCGTCGTCGGTGCGGGCGGCGACCGCGACCGGACGAAGCGGCCGATCATGGGCGAGGTCGCGGCGCGAGCCGCCGATCTGGTGGTCGTGACCGACGACAACCCACGAACCGAGAACCCCGCCGCCATCCGCGCGGCCGTCCTCGACGGTGCGCACTCCGTGCCGCCGGCCGAACGTGGCGAGATCCTCGAGATCGGCGACCGCGCCGCGGCGATCGACGCCGCGGTCGCGTGGGCCCGCCCGGGCGACGTCGTCCTCGTCGCCGGCAAGGGCCACGAGACGGGGCAGGAGATCGACGGAGTGAAGCACCCCTTCGACGACCGCGAGGTCCTCGGTGCAGCTCTCGACAAGTACCGGACCGCAGGACCCGACGGTGACCATCCGCCTGCTGCGGGCGGTTCGCATCACGGAGGCAAGGCATGA
- a CDS encoding peptidoglycan D,D-transpeptidase FtsI family protein produces the protein MPAPRDRKHRDRTSFTFRNKWGRIGMFGALGVAVAQLLSVQLVQAPTLSAEAASQRTTRLVEPATRGTIADRNGEPLAYTMEAKALTFQPVRVRKELEEERAKDPSRPEVSEYLEGVASAIHDALGAAAPEKDVLEMLESDETFVYLARGVDPGVAAEIVDEYDKVGTERQDIRLYPGGSLAANLVGATGWDGHGLIGLEASMDAVLAGTDGSSTYDRGSDGAVIPGSWRDRQPAVDGSSVELTIDNDLQYHVQQEVQRAKDLSGAKNASAVVLDAHTGEVLAMSNDSTFDPSIGVANNPPDAEQGNLAVSSPFEPGSVNKIITAAAAIEDGLTRPDEVLQVPGTITMAGATVKDAWDHGVVPYTTTGVFGKSSNVGTLMLAERIGEDRFAEMLRLFGLGQRTDVGLPGESAGLLPSREQWSGGTFANLPIGQGLSMTLLQMTAIYQTIANDGERVPPRVVRATVAPDGTRTETPRPDPVRVVSPQTAATVRDMFRSVVQSDTGNQQGTGAGAAIEGYQISGKTGTAQQIDQNCKCYSNSDYWITFAGIAPSDDPRYVVGIMLDAPTRSSDGSGGQSAAPLFRNIASWLLQRDGVPLSAEPESKLILQVD, from the coding sequence ATGCCCGCGCCGCGCGATCGCAAGCACCGCGACCGGACGAGTTTCACCTTTCGCAACAAATGGGGCCGGATCGGCATGTTCGGCGCTCTGGGCGTAGCCGTCGCGCAGTTGCTGTCCGTGCAGCTCGTCCAGGCCCCGACCCTGTCCGCCGAGGCGGCCAGCCAGCGCACCACCCGACTCGTCGAACCCGCGACCCGCGGCACCATCGCCGATCGCAACGGCGAACCACTCGCCTACACCATGGAGGCGAAGGCACTGACCTTCCAACCCGTGCGGGTGCGCAAGGAACTCGAGGAGGAACGCGCCAAGGATCCGTCCCGGCCCGAGGTCTCGGAATATCTCGAGGGCGTCGCGTCGGCGATCCACGACGCGCTCGGCGCTGCGGCGCCCGAGAAGGACGTGCTCGAGATGCTCGAGAGCGACGAGACCTTCGTGTACCTCGCTCGCGGTGTCGATCCCGGCGTCGCGGCGGAGATCGTCGACGAGTACGACAAGGTCGGCACCGAACGCCAGGACATCCGTCTGTATCCGGGCGGATCGCTCGCCGCCAATCTCGTCGGCGCGACCGGCTGGGACGGACACGGCCTGATCGGGCTCGAAGCGTCGATGGACGCCGTGCTGGCGGGTACCGACGGGTCGTCCACCTACGACCGCGGGTCCGACGGCGCCGTCATCCCGGGCAGCTGGCGCGACCGCCAGCCCGCCGTCGACGGTTCCTCCGTCGAGCTCACGATCGACAACGACCTGCAGTACCACGTGCAGCAGGAGGTGCAGCGCGCCAAGGACCTGTCCGGGGCGAAGAACGCCTCCGCCGTGGTGCTCGACGCGCACACCGGCGAAGTGCTCGCCATGTCGAACGACAGCACCTTCGACCCGTCGATCGGTGTCGCGAACAACCCGCCCGACGCCGAACAGGGCAATCTCGCGGTCAGTTCGCCGTTCGAGCCCGGATCCGTGAACAAGATCATCACTGCGGCCGCGGCGATCGAGGACGGTCTGACCCGCCCCGACGAGGTTCTGCAGGTCCCCGGCACGATCACCATGGCCGGCGCGACCGTCAAGGACGCCTGGGATCACGGGGTCGTGCCGTACACCACGACGGGTGTGTTCGGGAAGTCGTCGAACGTCGGCACGCTCATGCTCGCGGAGCGGATCGGTGAGGACCGCTTCGCCGAGATGCTGCGACTGTTCGGTCTCGGTCAGCGCACCGATGTCGGCCTGCCCGGCGAGTCGGCGGGTCTGCTGCCCAGCCGGGAGCAGTGGTCGGGTGGCACCTTCGCGAACCTTCCCATCGGCCAGGGTCTGTCGATGACGCTGCTGCAGATGACTGCGATCTACCAGACCATCGCGAACGACGGCGAGCGTGTCCCGCCGCGGGTCGTGCGGGCCACCGTCGCGCCGGACGGCACACGCACCGAGACGCCCCGCCCCGATCCGGTGCGGGTGGTGAGCCCGCAGACCGCCGCGACGGTGCGCGACATGTTCCGCTCCGTCGTCCAGTCCGATACCGGCAACCAGCAGGGCACCGGCGCGGGCGCCGCCATCGAGGGCTATCAGATCTCGGGCAAGACGGGCACCGCCCAGCAGATCGACCAGAACTGCAAGTGCTACTCGAACTCCGACTACTGGATCACCTTCGCCGGCATCGCGCCGTCCGACGATCCGCGCTACGTCGTGGGCATCATGCTCGACGCCCCGACCCGCAGCTCCGACGGCAGCGGTGGCCAATCGGCCGCGCCGCTGTTCCGCAACATCGCGTCGTGGTTGCTGCAGCGCGACGGCGTGCCGCTGTCGGCCGAACCGGAGAGCAAGTTGATCCTCCAGGTCGACTGA